One stretch of Streptomyces hygroscopicus DNA includes these proteins:
- a CDS encoding FAD-dependent oxidoreductase: MSEETEVVVVGAGQAGVAMSEHLGAHGVPHIVLERHRIAERWRSERWDSLVANGPAWHDRFPGLEFSDVDPDVHPDAFASKEQIADYFVTYAEKIGAPIRCGVEVTSVRKRTGRPGFRVETSQGPIDARFVVAATGPFQRPVIPPIVPDGAVPVQLHSSGYRNPEQLPEGAVLVVGAGSSGVQIADELRRSGRRVFLSVGPHDRPARQYRGRDFCWWLGVLGRWDAETPPQGAEHVTIAVSGARGGHTVDFRALAADGVELVGLTASYDDGVLRFAPDLATNVALGDAKYLELLRAADAYVERNGLDLPEEPQAHDLGPDPEGVADPRLELDLAAAGVTSIVWATGFATDYSWLEVDAFDENGRPDQRRGVSCEPGVYFLGLPWLSRRGSSFIWGVWHDAGYVADHITTQRGYLAYGTTDRPGAAPAAWKN, encoded by the coding sequence TTGAGTGAAGAGACTGAGGTAGTCGTCGTCGGCGCGGGCCAGGCGGGTGTGGCGATGAGCGAGCACCTGGGAGCCCACGGTGTGCCGCATATCGTCCTGGAGCGGCACCGTATCGCCGAGCGGTGGCGCTCGGAGCGGTGGGATTCCCTGGTGGCGAACGGGCCCGCGTGGCACGACCGGTTCCCGGGGCTGGAGTTCTCCGACGTCGACCCCGACGTCCACCCCGACGCCTTCGCCTCGAAGGAGCAGATCGCCGACTACTTCGTCACCTACGCCGAGAAGATAGGTGCTCCGATCCGGTGCGGTGTCGAGGTGACCTCGGTACGGAAGCGGACCGGTCGGCCCGGCTTCCGGGTCGAGACCTCGCAGGGCCCCATCGACGCGCGCTTCGTCGTGGCCGCGACCGGGCCGTTCCAGCGGCCCGTGATCCCGCCCATCGTCCCGGACGGCGCCGTCCCCGTGCAGCTCCACTCCAGCGGGTACCGCAACCCGGAGCAGCTCCCCGAGGGCGCGGTCCTCGTGGTCGGGGCCGGCTCCTCGGGGGTCCAGATCGCCGATGAGCTGCGCCGCTCCGGCCGCCGGGTCTTTCTCTCCGTCGGTCCGCACGACCGTCCCGCCCGCCAGTACCGCGGACGTGACTTCTGCTGGTGGCTCGGTGTGCTCGGGCGCTGGGACGCGGAGACGCCTCCCCAGGGTGCCGAACACGTCACCATCGCGGTGAGCGGCGCCCGCGGCGGCCACACCGTGGACTTCCGGGCCCTGGCCGCCGACGGCGTCGAGCTCGTCGGTCTGACCGCGTCTTACGACGACGGTGTGCTGCGCTTCGCGCCGGATCTCGCCACGAACGTCGCGCTCGGCGACGCGAAGTACCTCGAGCTCCTCCGGGCGGCCGATGCGTATGTCGAGCGCAACGGGCTCGACCTCCCCGAGGAGCCGCAGGCCCACGACCTCGGGCCGGACCCGGAAGGCGTGGCCGACCCCCGGCTGGAGCTCGACCTGGCCGCGGCCGGTGTCACCTCGATCGTCTGGGCGACGGGCTTCGCCACCGACTACAGCTGGCTCGAGGTCGACGCGTTCGACGAGAACGGCCGGCCGGACCAGCGGCGCGGTGTGTCCTGCGAGCCCGGCGTGTACTTCCTGGGCCTGCCCTGGCTGTCCCGCCGCGGATCGAGCTTCATCTGGGGCGTCTGGCACGACGCCGGATACGTCGCCGATCACATCACGACCCAGCGGGGCTATCTCGCGTACGGCACCACCGACCGGCCCGGCGCCGCGCCGGCGGCCTGGAAGAACTGA
- a CDS encoding endoribonuclease, with the protein MTSTNEGRRANAVKAPVVAGGHTRIRPFNTRDTYPEQNLDNDLCQAVVAGDTVYVRGQIGQDLDTSESVGIGDAEAQAEQAMANIKLLLEEAGSRMEHLVKLTIYLIDPRYREAVYRTVGRWTKGVHPISTGLVVSALARPEWLCEIDAVAVIPEEARA; encoded by the coding sequence ATGACCTCCACGAACGAGGGCCGCCGGGCGAACGCCGTCAAGGCCCCGGTCGTCGCCGGCGGGCACACCCGGATCCGTCCGTTCAACACCCGCGACACCTATCCCGAGCAGAACCTCGACAACGACCTCTGCCAGGCCGTCGTCGCCGGCGACACCGTGTACGTCCGGGGCCAGATCGGCCAGGACCTCGACACCAGCGAGTCCGTGGGCATCGGCGACGCCGAGGCGCAGGCCGAACAGGCCATGGCGAACATCAAGTTGCTGCTCGAAGAGGCGGGCAGCCGGATGGAGCACCTGGTCAAGCTGACCATCTATCTGATCGACCCGCGTTACCGCGAGGCGGTGTACCGCACCGTGGGCCGCTGGACCAAGGGCGTGCACCCCATCTCCACCGGCCTGGTGGTGTCGGCCCTGGCCCGTCCGGAATGGCTGTGCGAGATCGACGCCGTCGCCGTGATCCCCGAGGAGGCGCGGGCATGA
- a CDS encoding Crp/Fnr family transcriptional regulator: MTVGTSSEAPLEPPRQSSLSTAAARNLATTTKSAPQMQGITSRWLLRTLPWVEVEGGTYRVNRRLSYTVGDGRVEFVQDGADVRVIPRELGELALLRGFEDVEVLTAIADRCVQRDFRAGETLVERGRPAEEFHLIAHGRVSQTSVGPYGDETAVAVLADGDRFGEGALLNAEARWDYTATAETAGTLLTLSRADFAAVLSAAPSLQAHIREFSSLRGHAQNHRGEAEIAMAAGHTGEPALPGTFVDYELKPREYELSVAQTILRIHTRVADLYNEPMDQTQEQLRLTIEALRERQEHELINNREFGLLHNADFKQRIQPHSGPPTPDDLDELLCRRRGSKFFLAHPRTIAAIGREFNSRGLYPTHVDLGGQQVPAWRGVPILPCNKIPVTKENTSSVLVMRTGEDNQGVIGLRHTGLPEEYEPGLSVRFMGIDEKAIISYLVTAYYSAAILVPDALGVLENVQIARSRD, encoded by the coding sequence ATGACTGTTGGTACCAGCTCGGAAGCGCCTCTGGAGCCGCCTCGGCAGTCCAGCCTGAGCACGGCGGCCGCCCGCAACCTCGCCACCACGACCAAGTCCGCCCCGCAGATGCAGGGGATCACCTCCCGCTGGCTGCTGCGGACGCTCCCCTGGGTGGAGGTCGAGGGCGGCACCTACCGGGTGAACCGCCGGCTGAGCTACACCGTCGGCGACGGGCGCGTCGAGTTCGTCCAGGACGGTGCCGACGTCCGGGTGATCCCCCGCGAACTCGGCGAACTGGCCCTGCTGCGTGGCTTCGAGGACGTGGAGGTGCTGACCGCCATCGCCGACCGCTGCGTCCAGCGCGACTTCCGCGCGGGCGAGACGCTGGTGGAGCGCGGCAGGCCCGCCGAGGAGTTCCACCTGATCGCCCACGGCCGCGTCAGCCAGACCTCCGTCGGACCGTACGGCGATGAGACCGCCGTCGCCGTACTGGCCGATGGCGACCGCTTTGGTGAGGGCGCTCTGCTGAACGCGGAGGCCCGGTGGGACTACACCGCCACCGCCGAGACCGCCGGCACCCTGCTCACCCTGTCCCGCGCCGACTTCGCCGCCGTGCTGTCCGCGGCGCCGAGCCTCCAGGCGCACATCCGGGAGTTCAGTTCCCTGCGCGGTCACGCGCAGAACCATCGCGGCGAGGCCGAGATCGCCATGGCGGCCGGTCACACCGGCGAACCCGCGCTGCCCGGCACGTTCGTCGACTACGAACTGAAGCCGCGCGAGTACGAACTCTCCGTCGCGCAGACCATTCTGCGGATCCATACGAGGGTCGCCGACCTCTACAACGAGCCGATGGACCAGACCCAGGAGCAGCTCAGGCTCACCATCGAGGCGCTGCGTGAGCGCCAGGAGCACGAGCTGATCAACAACCGGGAGTTCGGCCTGCTCCACAACGCCGACTTCAAGCAGCGCATCCAGCCCCACTCGGGCCCGCCCACCCCGGATGACCTCGACGAGCTGCTGTGCCGCCGCCGCGGCTCCAAGTTCTTCCTCGCGCACCCCAGGACGATCGCGGCGATCGGGCGGGAGTTCAACTCCCGCGGGCTCTACCCGACCCACGTCGACCTGGGCGGGCAGCAGGTCCCGGCCTGGCGCGGCGTCCCGATCCTGCCCTGCAACAAGATCCCCGTCACGAAGGAGAACACCAGCTCGGTCCTCGTCATGCGCACCGGCGAGGACAACCAGGGCGTCATCGGTCTGCGCCATACCGGTCTGCCGGAGGAGTACGAACCGGGTCTGTCGGTGCGCTTCATGGGCATCGACGAAAAGGCGATCATCTCCTACCTCGTCACTGCGTACTACTCCGCCGCCATCCTGGTGCCGGACGCGCTCGGTGTGTTGGAGAACGTGCAGATCGCCCGCAGCCGCGACTAG
- a CDS encoding universal stress protein UspA: MAHAHGDEPIVVGLDPDPGRRAALGWAADEADRRRLPLLLVLAQNLPTPGYRPTGGRPSWEEWNESLHTSGDRMLKEAVAFVESRHPQVRVSGLLAEGHPAWVLREQARNATVVVVGSWRLSALQEVFTSAAVALPLIAHAPCPVVVVPEQVSEPEHVPERQPHFVVGVDGSRHSAAAVDFAFDEAAVHGSALRALYVWQPPRLGTPDEEAAVQECRRLLSETVAGRTTGHPEVELRQEVVPGHPVQVLTEASEHALGLVVGTRGHGGFTGLLLGSVSQGVTQHARCPVITVPSA; this comes from the coding sequence ATGGCGCACGCACACGGAGATGAACCGATCGTGGTCGGCCTCGACCCCGATCCGGGCAGACGCGCGGCGCTCGGCTGGGCCGCCGACGAGGCGGACCGGCGCCGCCTGCCGCTGCTGCTGGTCCTCGCGCAGAACCTGCCGACCCCCGGGTACCGGCCGACGGGCGGGCGGCCGTCCTGGGAGGAGTGGAACGAGTCGCTGCACACGTCGGGGGATCGCATGCTGAAGGAGGCGGTGGCCTTCGTCGAGTCCCGGCATCCACAGGTGCGGGTATCGGGTCTGCTGGCCGAGGGGCATCCGGCGTGGGTGCTGCGTGAGCAGGCGCGGAACGCCACGGTAGTGGTGGTCGGGTCCTGGCGCCTGAGCGCTCTTCAGGAGGTCTTCACCTCCGCCGCCGTCGCCCTGCCGCTCATCGCCCACGCGCCCTGCCCCGTGGTGGTCGTGCCGGAGCAGGTCTCCGAGCCGGAGCACGTCCCCGAGCGGCAGCCGCATTTCGTGGTCGGGGTCGACGGCAGTCGTCATTCCGCGGCCGCCGTCGACTTCGCCTTCGACGAGGCCGCCGTGCACGGCTCGGCCCTGCGCGCCCTCTACGTATGGCAACCTCCGCGGCTCGGAACCCCCGACGAGGAGGCCGCCGTCCAGGAGTGCCGTCGGCTGCTGTCGGAGACCGTCGCCGGGCGTACCACCGGCCATCCGGAGGTGGAACTGCGCCAGGAGGTCGTGCCGGGCCACCCGGTACAGGTCCTGACCGAGGCGTCCGAACACGCCCTCGGCCTGGTCGTGGGCACCCGCGGACACGGCGGGTTCACCGGCCTGCTGCTGGGCTCCGTCAGCCAGGGCGTGACGCAGCACGCACGCTGTCCGGTCATCACCGTCCCGAGCGCCTGA
- a CDS encoding peptidase M20, whose amino-acid sequence MGTMGTTGPTGTTGPMGTTGPTGTTGTLKEAARREVDRHAEELIRLSERLHADPETAWEEHRAAAAVPEPLDRAGFDITTSYLGLETAFHARFGSGPVRIALCAEYDALPGLGHACGHNLIAASSVGAALGLAAVADDAGLTVEVYGTPAEEGGGGKIEMLDRGAFAGMDLAMMVHPAPVDVAEARPFAVSHSKISYTGRSAHAAAYPEAGINAADAFTVAQVAIGLLRQQLPTSARVHGVVTHAGDAPNAIPERATGRWYVRAETLAELAELEPRVMRAFEAGALATGCELEIEPESKPYAEFRTDETALAHYRANALALGREFAPPGQAARMNRASTDMGNVSQTVPAIHPYIGIGSLPATNHQHEFAAFCVGANAQRALLDGAVALAWTGVDRSSSRYASASS is encoded by the coding sequence ATGGGGACGATGGGGACCACGGGGCCGACGGGGACCACAGGGCCGATGGGGACCACGGGGCCGACGGGGACCACGGGCACGCTCAAAGAGGCCGCCCGGCGCGAGGTCGACCGGCATGCCGAGGAGCTGATCCGGCTGTCCGAGCGGCTGCACGCCGATCCGGAGACGGCCTGGGAGGAACACCGGGCGGCGGCTGCCGTACCCGAGCCGCTGGACCGCGCCGGATTCGACATCACCACGTCCTACCTGGGCCTGGAGACCGCCTTCCACGCCCGGTTCGGCAGCGGGCCCGTCCGGATCGCGCTGTGCGCCGAGTACGACGCGCTGCCCGGCCTCGGCCACGCGTGCGGGCACAACCTCATCGCGGCGAGCTCGGTCGGCGCCGCGCTCGGCCTCGCCGCCGTCGCCGACGACGCCGGCCTCACCGTCGAGGTCTACGGCACCCCGGCGGAGGAGGGCGGCGGCGGCAAGATCGAGATGCTCGACCGGGGCGCCTTCGCCGGGATGGACCTCGCGATGATGGTGCACCCGGCGCCGGTCGACGTCGCCGAGGCCCGTCCGTTCGCGGTCAGCCACTCCAAGATCTCCTACACCGGTAGGTCCGCACACGCCGCGGCCTACCCCGAGGCCGGGATCAACGCGGCCGACGCCTTCACCGTGGCCCAGGTCGCGATCGGGCTGCTCCGCCAGCAACTGCCCACCTCCGCCCGGGTGCATGGCGTGGTGACCCACGCCGGGGACGCCCCGAACGCCATCCCGGAACGGGCCACCGGCCGCTGGTACGTCAGGGCGGAGACCCTCGCCGAACTGGCCGAGCTGGAACCACGGGTCATGCGGGCCTTCGAGGCGGGTGCCCTCGCGACCGGGTGCGAGCTGGAGATCGAACCGGAGAGCAAACCGTACGCGGAGTTCCGCACGGACGAGACCGCGCTCGCCCACTACCGCGCGAACGCCCTCGCCCTGGGACGGGAGTTCGCGCCGCCGGGACAGGCCGCCCGGATGAACCGCGCCTCCACCGACATGGGCAACGTCTCGCAGACGGTGCCCGCCATCCACCCGTACATCGGTATCGGCTCGCTGCCCGCCACCAACCACCAGCACGAGTTCGCCGCGTTCTGCGTGGGCGCGAACGCCCAGCGGGCCCTGCTCGACGGGGCGGTGGCGCTGGCCTGGACCGGTGTGGACCGGAGTTCGAGCCGCTACGCGAGCGCGAGCTCCTGA
- a CDS encoding MFS transporter: protein MPTTHTDVTTAEVEVATDVVALRRSVAAGAVGVFVHWFDWAAYAYLAGTVATVFFPDENGTTGLLAVFGVFAVSFGIRPIGALVFGPLGDRIGRKRTLSLVIFMMSGATLTIGLLPGYAAIGVAAPVLLVILRLIQGFAAGGEFGSAASFLAESAPRRRRGFGVSWLEVGSLLGFLAGSFVYLLLSTGLDEDQLTAWGWRVPFLVSAPLGVIGFIIRNKIEDTPEYRTLEANDTVPRTPVRELLRRHKRHLLQAAGLMAAMHVPFYMVLTYLVTYETDHLGHSAGSAALLSTVISLLGLVLVPVFGMLSDRVGRKPVFVGATAGLLVLATPAFLLMRTGLAGTWIAGLLLGVILAAILGTYAVWSAEIFPTRTRQSGLSIAYNLTAALFAGTVPYLMTVLISATGSTLLPGPYLMVFAVGGLIAALSLKETAGSALLRPEDVSDAPAERHQAPPA from the coding sequence ATGCCCACCACTCACACCGACGTCACCACGGCCGAGGTCGAGGTGGCCACCGACGTCGTCGCACTGCGCAGAAGCGTTGCCGCGGGAGCCGTCGGCGTATTCGTGCACTGGTTCGACTGGGCCGCCTACGCCTATCTCGCGGGCACCGTCGCGACCGTGTTCTTCCCGGACGAGAACGGCACCACCGGACTGCTCGCCGTGTTCGGCGTGTTCGCCGTGTCCTTCGGCATCCGGCCCATCGGCGCCCTGGTGTTCGGACCGCTCGGTGACCGGATCGGCCGCAAGCGCACACTGTCGCTGGTCATCTTCATGATGTCCGGCGCGACCCTGACGATCGGTCTGCTGCCCGGCTACGCGGCGATCGGGGTCGCCGCCCCGGTGCTCCTGGTGATCCTGCGCCTGATCCAGGGATTCGCGGCGGGCGGCGAGTTCGGCAGCGCGGCGAGCTTCCTCGCCGAGAGCGCCCCCCGGCGCCGCCGCGGATTCGGGGTGAGCTGGCTGGAGGTCGGCTCCCTGCTGGGCTTCCTCGCCGGTTCGTTCGTCTATCTGCTGCTGTCGACGGGGCTCGACGAGGACCAGCTGACCGCCTGGGGCTGGCGCGTCCCCTTCCTCGTCTCGGCGCCGCTCGGCGTCATCGGCTTCATCATCCGCAACAAGATCGAGGACACCCCCGAGTACCGGACGCTCGAAGCCAACGACACCGTGCCGCGCACCCCCGTACGGGAATTGCTCCGCCGCCACAAGCGGCATCTGCTCCAGGCCGCGGGCCTGATGGCCGCCATGCACGTGCCCTTCTACATGGTGCTGACGTACCTGGTCACCTACGAGACCGACCACCTGGGGCACTCGGCCGGCAGCGCCGCCCTGCTGTCCACGGTGATCTCACTGCTGGGGCTGGTGCTGGTCCCGGTGTTCGGGATGCTGTCCGACCGCGTGGGACGCAAACCGGTCTTCGTCGGGGCCACCGCGGGCCTCCTGGTCCTCGCCACCCCCGCGTTCCTCCTCATGCGGACCGGGCTCGCCGGAACCTGGATCGCCGGGCTGCTGCTCGGCGTGATCCTCGCCGCGATCCTCGGCACCTACGCGGTGTGGTCTGCGGAGATCTTCCCCACCCGCACCCGCCAGAGCGGCCTGTCCATCGCCTACAACCTCACCGCCGCCCTGTTCGCCGGCACGGTGCCGTACCTGATGACCGTGCTCATCTCCGCGACCGGCAGCACCCTGCTGCCCGGCCCCTACCTGATGGTGTTCGCCGTCGGCGGCCTCATCGCCGCCCTGTCCCTCAAGGAGACCGCCGGTTCCGCCCTGCTGCGTCCCGAGGACGTCTCCGACGCGCCCGCGGAGCGCCACCAGGCACCGCCCGCATAG
- a CDS encoding threonine aldolase, whose amino-acid sequence MSSTIATTPAGRAFISDNMAGASPEIVQAVADAAAGQVLPYGNDPFTDSARRKLSEIFERDVDVFMVSTGSAPTV is encoded by the coding sequence ATGAGCTCCACCATCGCCACCACCCCCGCCGGCCGCGCCTTCATCAGCGACAACATGGCCGGAGCATCCCCGGAGATAGTCCAGGCCGTCGCCGACGCGGCTGCCGGGCAGGTCCTGCCGTACGGCAACGACCCCTTCACCGACAGCGCCCGCCGCAAGCTGAGCGAGATCTTCGAGCGGGACGTCGATGTCTTCATGGTCTCCACCGGGTCCGCGCCAACGGTCTGA
- a CDS encoding MerR family transcriptional regulator — protein sequence MATGETSAEPLSIGEVAERTGLSVHALRFYEREGLLVGPVQRTSGGRRRYTAFDVDWLLICVKLRASGMPLADLKRFAELVRHGPGNEAERLRLLDAHRQRVDAQIQALEECRSVIAWKVGVYAEHLARGEAGGLWDPTV from the coding sequence ATGGCGACTGGCGAGACCTCCGCGGAGCCACTGAGCATCGGTGAGGTGGCCGAGCGGACCGGACTCAGCGTGCATGCCTTGCGCTTTTACGAGCGCGAGGGCTTGCTGGTCGGACCGGTCCAGCGCACCTCCGGCGGTCGGCGGCGGTACACCGCGTTCGACGTCGACTGGTTGCTGATCTGCGTCAAGCTGCGTGCATCCGGCATGCCGCTCGCCGACCTCAAGCGGTTCGCCGAACTGGTGCGGCACGGTCCGGGCAACGAGGCGGAACGTCTGCGGCTCCTCGACGCCCACCGGCAACGCGTCGACGCACAGATCCAGGCACTGGAGGAGTGCCGCTCCGTCATCGCCTGGAAGGTCGGCGTCTACGCCGAACACCTCGCCCGCGGCGAGGCCGGCGGACTCTGGGACCCGACGGTCTGA
- a CDS encoding aminotransferase codes for MSTIQISQRAQAVAPFYAMEFGKQAAALEAQGHHIVKLSIGEPDFGAPPAVLDAMRGAMDGRPMPYTESLGLPALRRAIARFYQDEHGVEVAASRVVVTAGASAALVLATAALVDPGDEVLIGDPSYPCNRQIAESFGARVTLVPTTAGTRFQLDAESVRSHWTDHTRGIMIASPSNPTGTSVPADELAAICDVARERGAWRIVDEIYLNLSDHDAQGRSPRSALSYDPDAVVINSFSKYFGMTGWRLGWCVVPETLVPAMERLAQNYFLCASAPAQHAALSCFTTESLTVCEARRVEFTERRALVLDGLARIGLPVPVPPDGAFYVYFDVSGTGLTSWQFCERALQSAHVALTPGRDFGVHTADSHVRLSYAASADELREGIARLGTFVATLP; via the coding sequence ATGAGCACCATACAGATCTCGCAGCGCGCCCAGGCTGTAGCCCCGTTCTACGCCATGGAGTTCGGCAAGCAGGCCGCCGCGCTGGAGGCCCAGGGGCATCACATCGTCAAACTCAGCATCGGCGAGCCGGACTTCGGCGCGCCCCCGGCCGTCCTGGACGCGATGCGCGGGGCAATGGACGGACGGCCCATGCCCTACACCGAGTCCCTCGGACTGCCTGCGCTGAGGCGGGCCATCGCGCGGTTCTACCAGGATGAGCACGGTGTCGAGGTCGCTGCTTCCCGGGTCGTCGTGACGGCGGGGGCCTCGGCAGCCCTGGTGCTGGCCACGGCCGCGCTCGTCGATCCCGGCGACGAGGTGCTCATCGGCGACCCGTCGTACCCCTGCAACCGGCAGATCGCCGAGAGCTTCGGTGCCCGCGTCACGCTCGTACCCACCACGGCCGGAACCCGCTTCCAGCTGGACGCGGAATCGGTGCGCTCGCACTGGACGGACCACACCCGCGGGATCATGATCGCCTCCCCCTCGAACCCGACGGGCACTTCGGTGCCGGCCGACGAACTCGCGGCGATCTGTGACGTGGCACGCGAGCGCGGCGCATGGCGCATCGTCGACGAGATCTACCTCAACCTCAGCGACCATGACGCACAGGGCCGGTCTCCGCGCAGCGCGCTGTCGTACGACCCCGACGCCGTCGTCATCAACAGCTTCTCGAAGTACTTCGGCATGACCGGCTGGCGGCTGGGCTGGTGTGTCGTACCCGAGACGCTCGTACCGGCGATGGAACGCCTGGCACAGAACTACTTCCTCTGCGCCTCCGCACCCGCCCAGCATGCCGCCCTGTCCTGCTTCACCACCGAGTCCCTCACGGTCTGCGAGGCCCGCCGCGTCGAGTTCACCGAGCGGCGCGCGCTCGTCCTCGACGGCCTGGCACGGATCGGACTGCCGGTTCCCGTCCCGCCCGACGGCGCCTTCTACGTCTACTTCGACGTCAGCGGCACGGGGCTCACCTCATGGCAGTTCTGCGAACGCGCGCTCCAATCGGCACATGTCGCCCTCACTCCGGGCAGGGACTTCGGCGTCCACACGGCGGACAGCCACGTCCGCCTCTCGTACGCGGCGTCGGCCGACGAGCTCCGCGAGGGGATCGCCCGGCTCGGGACGTTCGTGGCCACGCTTCCGTAA
- a CDS encoding lysine transporter LysE: MDTTTVAAFLAVDLLLVFTPGADWAYAIAAGLRDRSVVPAVAGLVAGYAGYTLLAVAGLVVIVASSATILTVLTVAGAAYLMWLGWGVLRQPAALTASTETVASSRWQIALKGAGISGLNPKALLLYFSLFPQFIHPSGGWPVAAQTGLLGTVHMTACAAVYLAVGVLARTVLRTRPSAARTVTRVSGVMMIAIGGLLLVERLAGS; this comes from the coding sequence ATGGACACGACGACGGTGGCGGCTTTCCTGGCAGTGGACTTGCTGCTGGTGTTCACCCCCGGCGCGGACTGGGCCTATGCGATCGCGGCCGGGCTGCGGGACCGTTCGGTCGTCCCGGCGGTCGCCGGGCTGGTAGCCGGATACGCGGGGTACACGCTGCTCGCCGTGGCGGGCCTGGTCGTGATCGTGGCGAGTTCGGCCACGATCCTCACCGTGCTGACCGTCGCCGGGGCCGCCTACCTGATGTGGCTGGGCTGGGGCGTACTGAGGCAGCCCGCCGCTTTGACCGCGTCCACCGAGACCGTGGCCTCCTCACGCTGGCAGATCGCGCTCAAGGGGGCCGGTATCAGCGGCCTGAACCCGAAGGCGCTGCTCTTGTACTTCTCGCTCTTCCCGCAGTTCATCCACCCCTCGGGCGGCTGGCCCGTCGCCGCGCAGACCGGGCTGCTCGGCACGGTCCACATGACGGCCTGCGCGGCCGTCTATCTCGCCGTCGGCGTCCTGGCCCGCACCGTGCTCAGGACCCGGCCCTCGGCGGCCCGGACGGTGACCAGGGTCTCCGGTGTCATGATGATCGCCATCGGCGGTCTCCTGCTGGTGGAACGCCTGGCAGGCTCGTGA
- a CDS encoding AsnC family transcriptional regulator has protein sequence MDALDRKILTELQLDGRLTITELAARVGLSVSPCHRRLRDLEREGAIRGYRAVVDPAAVGLDFEAVVFATLRWEDADTVTTFEEAVAAIPHVIQAQRLFGEPDYLLRVATTDLAAYQHLYDQRLAKLPGVQRLNSTLVMKNVVHDRPLPQ, from the coding sequence ATGGATGCCTTGGACCGGAAAATTCTTACCGAGCTGCAGCTGGACGGCCGCCTGACGATCACCGAGCTGGCCGCCCGCGTGGGGCTGAGCGTTTCGCCGTGTCACCGCCGCTTGCGGGACCTCGAACGCGAGGGCGCCATCCGCGGCTACCGCGCCGTCGTGGACCCGGCCGCCGTCGGCCTGGACTTCGAGGCCGTGGTCTTCGCCACCCTGCGCTGGGAGGACGCCGACACCGTCACCACATTCGAAGAGGCCGTGGCCGCCATCCCGCACGTCATCCAGGCCCAGCGGCTCTTCGGCGAACCCGACTACCTGCTGCGCGTCGCCACCACCGACCTGGCCGCCTACCAGCACCTCTACGACCAGCGGCTGGCCAAACTCCCGGGCGTTCAGCGCCTGAACTCCACCCTCGTCATGAAGAACGTCGTCCACGACCGCCCCCTGCCCCAGTAG
- a CDS encoding LysR family transcriptional regulator, producing the protein MTSPVGFTLLQLRYFLVAAERGSMTEASGALHIAQSAVSAAIHNLERDLRVQLFIRRRGRGLTLTPAGERLQQHARELLTRAREIEREARGDGETISGPVAVGCFVTLAPYYLPPLFSECTDRYPGIEIDVVEGETDQLVQALRAGRIDFALTYDLGLTAEMDLRSETIARAPAYVIVAADHPLARQGSVELAELSAEPLVLLDLPHSRDYFRSLIAATGTAPDVRYRTRSYETVRSLVARGLGYSVLNQRPATGQTYGGGEIAELELRDGSPPLEVQIASVKGMTQTARARAVMELLREIGPRPARA; encoded by the coding sequence ATGACGTCACCGGTGGGTTTCACCCTCCTCCAGCTCCGCTACTTCCTCGTGGCCGCCGAGCGCGGTTCGATGACGGAGGCGTCGGGGGCGCTCCACATCGCGCAGTCCGCCGTGTCCGCGGCCATCCACAACCTGGAGCGCGACCTGCGGGTGCAGCTGTTCATCCGCCGCAGGGGCCGGGGACTGACCCTGACGCCCGCGGGGGAGAGACTTCAGCAGCACGCGCGGGAGCTGCTGACCCGTGCGCGCGAGATCGAGCGCGAAGCCCGGGGAGACGGCGAGACGATCTCCGGGCCGGTGGCCGTCGGGTGCTTCGTGACGCTGGCCCCGTACTATCTGCCGCCCCTGTTCAGCGAATGCACCGACCGCTACCCGGGCATCGAGATCGACGTGGTGGAGGGAGAGACGGATCAGCTCGTCCAGGCCCTGCGCGCGGGACGCATCGACTTCGCCCTCACCTACGACCTCGGTCTGACGGCCGAGATGGACCTGCGCAGCGAGACGATCGCGCGGGCCCCGGCCTATGTCATCGTCGCGGCCGACCACCCGCTGGCCCGGCAGGGCTCCGTGGAGCTGGCCGAACTGTCCGCGGAACCCCTCGTCCTGCTCGACCTGCCCCACAGCCGCGACTACTTCCGCTCGCTGATCGCCGCCACCGGCACCGCGCCCGATGTCCGCTACCGCACCCGGAGCTATGAAACCGTACGTTCCCTGGTGGCCCGGGGGCTCGGATACTCCGTGCTGAACCAGCGGCCGGCGACCGGCCAGACCTACGGCGGCGGCGAGATCGCGGAACTGGAGCTGCGGGACGGAAGCCCCCCGCTCGAAGTCCAGATCGCCTCGGTGAAGGGCATGACCCAGACCGCCCGCGCCCGGGCGGTGATGGAGCTGCTGCGGGAGATCGGCCCCCGCCCCGCCAGGGCCTGA